In Porphyromonas cangingivalis, a genomic segment contains:
- a CDS encoding LTA synthase family protein, whose amino-acid sequence MNKSRYSTRSRELIFFYHLGLALLIMALCRVVYYLYNYTYFAHISAGDFVDIALGGLLFDGASIAYTNAVYFILLLLGVFLPARWEQHKVFVGLRSATYFIPNVLNIFLNISDTGYYAFALKRTSMSVFSEFQNESALNLYGKYIITFWPLTLLFIVLVLVLYFGYRLVRFERKDGQTMIARVRAKGLALVEVGIFAFIALLTIRGEIGFENRPMTTLRANIFVREAKDRDLVLNTTFTMIRTSRKSTLKELSLLPEDKVAEYFSPRYKARPLHEGDSLYGAFKGKNVVFLILESFAKEYTSYLNQEVADYPGYTPFLDELMSESFVFKYGFANGRVSIEAMPSALTSLPALGINFVLSHYAGNDLMSLPEQLDKQGYSSIFYHGASKGSMGFDAFVKQIGIHDYFGREDHADESDYDGTWGIFDDKFLQTVAKHIGSRPMPFLATIFTLSSHAPYTVPEEYGDMFREGSQYIHRAVQYADMSLKMFFDAIRNEPWYDDTLFVLMADHASQSDRPEYQNVGGRFAIPIIFHDPSGRLKGLQDRYVVQQADILPSLLYLMGDDTEIISYGQNMFDPEAPHFAVNYENGNHILLHRDFTIFMDATGKCKFSSPSPLVQHPVDFAPSDSVDTKHYEMMLKAYAQDYNHRVINNKLDLYESRHKAKALAMN is encoded by the coding sequence ATGAATAAATCACGCTATTCTACTCGGAGTCGGGAGCTTATCTTTTTTTACCATCTCGGACTCGCGCTGCTCATCATGGCTTTGTGCCGGGTCGTCTACTATCTCTACAACTATACGTACTTTGCGCATATCTCCGCAGGAGATTTTGTGGACATTGCCCTCGGCGGACTGCTCTTTGATGGCGCCTCGATTGCTTATACCAATGCCGTCTACTTCATTCTTCTGTTGCTCGGGGTATTTCTTCCTGCACGGTGGGAACAGCACAAAGTTTTCGTTGGGCTGAGAAGTGCGACCTATTTTATCCCCAATGTCTTAAACATCTTCCTCAACATCTCCGACACGGGCTACTATGCCTTTGCTCTCAAACGCACATCGATGAGTGTCTTTTCAGAGTTTCAGAACGAAAGTGCACTCAATCTTTATGGTAAGTACATCATCACTTTTTGGCCACTTACCCTCTTATTCATTGTCTTGGTGCTGGTGCTCTACTTCGGCTATCGGTTGGTGAGATTTGAGCGCAAAGATGGGCAGACCATGATCGCCCGTGTGAGAGCAAAGGGACTTGCTCTTGTCGAAGTCGGTATATTTGCCTTCATTGCTCTTTTGACCATCCGAGGAGAGATCGGGTTCGAAAATCGTCCCATGACCACCCTCCGTGCCAACATTTTCGTGCGTGAAGCCAAGGATCGTGATCTCGTCCTCAATACCACCTTTACGATGATCCGCACTTCTCGTAAGAGTACTCTTAAAGAACTTTCTCTCCTGCCTGAGGATAAGGTCGCCGAGTATTTCTCTCCCCGATACAAGGCAAGACCACTCCATGAGGGTGATAGTCTTTATGGTGCATTCAAGGGTAAAAATGTCGTCTTCCTTATCCTCGAGAGCTTTGCGAAAGAGTACACGAGCTACCTCAACCAAGAGGTGGCGGACTACCCGGGCTACACCCCATTTTTGGACGAACTGATGAGTGAGAGTTTTGTATTCAAGTACGGCTTTGCCAATGGGCGAGTGTCTATCGAGGCTATGCCTTCGGCACTGACTTCGCTCCCGGCTTTGGGGATCAACTTCGTCCTCTCGCACTATGCCGGAAACGACCTTATGAGTCTCCCTGAACAGCTTGACAAACAGGGGTATAGTTCGATCTTTTACCATGGGGCTTCCAAGGGATCGATGGGGTTCGATGCCTTCGTCAAACAGATCGGTATTCATGACTATTTCGGGCGTGAAGACCATGCAGACGAAAGTGACTATGACGGTACATGGGGCATCTTCGACGACAAGTTTTTGCAGACCGTTGCCAAGCACATCGGCAGTCGTCCGATGCCTTTCCTTGCCACGATATTCACGCTCAGTTCGCACGCTCCTTACACCGTCCCCGAGGAGTATGGGGATATGTTCCGAGAAGGGTCTCAGTACATCCACAGAGCCGTGCAGTATGCAGATATGTCTCTAAAGATGTTTTTCGATGCGATTCGCAACGAGCCTTGGTACGACGATACTCTCTTTGTCCTAATGGCCGACCACGCCAGTCAGAGCGACCGTCCCGAGTATCAAAACGTAGGTGGACGCTTTGCCATCCCCATCATCTTTCATGACCCCTCCGGCAGGCTCAAAGGTCTCCAAGATCGCTATGTCGTCCAGCAGGCGGACATCCTCCCCTCGCTTCTCTACTTGATGGGTGACGACACTGAGATCATCTCTTATGGGCAAAATATGTTTGATCCCGAAGCTCCTCACTTTGCGGTCAACTACGAAAATGGCAATCATATCCTGCTCCATAGGGACTTCACCATATTCATGGATGCTACAGGTAAGTGCAAGTTCTCTTCCCCTTCGCCACTTGTCCAACACCCTGTTGATTTCGCCCCCTCGGACAGTGTTGATACAAAGCACTACGAGATGATGCTCAAGGCTTACGCGCAGGACTACAACCATCGTGTGATCAATAATAAATTAGATCTTTACGAAAGTCGTCACAAAGCCAAGGCCTTGGCGATGAACTGA
- a CDS encoding protein-disulfide reductase DsbD family protein, translated as MKKKLVWLLLPLLTLLGLSQANAQMITDAIKWNVKMTNNDKGEVTLTFNAKLQPGWHVYDVDMPADGPTSTEIEFDGGKGFDVVGKMAADRKPDEVYDENFGMTLRWFGKEVNFIQKVKITDPQNFKIAGDILFMICNDQTCLPPDRFAFSFTAKNLTTPLSIAPVANTPAEEAPAATEAEIAPEVEDVAVEAAPASETSGDWLWTPVIDDLKAFGDETLSATDNSLLMIFVFGFLGGLVALLTPCVWPMIPMTVSFFLKRTKSRSKAIRDAIIYGLSIIVIYLAMGLIITGIFGASVLNDLSTNAIFNILFFLLLVVFAVSFFGAFELVLPQSWTNKLDEKADSTTGLLSIFFMSFTLVLVSFSCTGPIIGTLLVEAATMGNMVGPAVGMFGFAFALAIPFAFFAIFPNFLQSMPKSGGWLNSVKVVLGFLELALALKFLSVADLAYGWRILDREVFVALWIVIFTLLGMYLLGKLKFSHDSDLPYVSVPRVFMALISFAFAMYMVPGLWGAPLKAISAFSPPLYTQDFNLYDSEVHAKFDDYESAMKYAKDHNKPVMIDFSGFGCVNCRKMEASVWTNPTVKGKLEKDFVLVTLMVDDKAKLAQPITVNENGKERTLKTIGEKWSYFQRHKFGANAQPFYVMLDASGKPLGPSYGFNEDVNEYIKWMDAGLKQFADRK; from the coding sequence ATGAAAAAGAAATTAGTCTGGCTATTGTTGCCACTCTTGACTCTCCTCGGTCTTTCACAAGCGAATGCTCAGATGATCACCGATGCCATCAAGTGGAATGTCAAGATGACCAACAATGACAAAGGAGAGGTCACACTCACCTTCAATGCAAAACTTCAGCCGGGATGGCACGTCTATGACGTCGATATGCCGGCAGATGGTCCTACGTCCACCGAGATTGAGTTTGACGGAGGGAAAGGCTTCGATGTTGTCGGAAAGATGGCAGCAGACCGCAAGCCCGATGAGGTCTATGACGAAAACTTCGGCATGACACTTCGTTGGTTCGGCAAGGAAGTCAATTTCATACAGAAAGTAAAGATCACCGATCCTCAGAACTTCAAGATCGCAGGAGACATCCTCTTTATGATTTGTAACGATCAGACCTGCCTGCCTCCCGACAGGTTTGCATTCTCTTTCACTGCAAAAAACCTCACCACCCCCCTGTCCATCGCCCCCGTGGCAAACACACCCGCTGAAGAAGCTCCTGCTGCGACAGAAGCAGAGATAGCTCCTGAAGTAGAGGATGTAGCCGTGGAGGCTGCCCCTGCATCAGAGACTTCAGGAGATTGGTTGTGGACACCAGTGATCGACGACTTGAAGGCGTTTGGCGATGAGACCCTCTCAGCGACAGACAATTCACTCCTTATGATCTTCGTCTTCGGATTCCTCGGCGGTCTTGTAGCACTCCTTACCCCTTGTGTATGGCCGATGATTCCTATGACCGTGAGTTTCTTCTTGAAGCGCACCAAGAGCCGTTCGAAGGCGATCCGTGATGCCATCATCTACGGTCTCTCGATCATCGTCATCTATCTTGCGATGGGACTCATCATCACAGGTATTTTCGGAGCAAGCGTGTTGAACGACCTCTCTACCAATGCGATCTTCAACATCTTGTTCTTCCTCCTTTTGGTGGTCTTCGCAGTATCATTCTTCGGAGCGTTCGAACTCGTACTTCCACAGTCTTGGACCAATAAGCTCGACGAGAAGGCAGACTCTACCACAGGTCTCCTCAGCATCTTCTTCATGTCATTTACCCTCGTACTTGTATCATTCTCATGTACAGGTCCTATCATCGGCACACTACTTGTCGAAGCTGCAACGATGGGCAACATGGTCGGCCCTGCTGTCGGTATGTTTGGCTTTGCATTCGCCCTTGCGATTCCATTCGCATTCTTCGCGATCTTCCCCAACTTCCTTCAGAGCATGCCAAAGAGCGGTGGATGGCTCAACAGTGTCAAAGTCGTCCTCGGTTTCCTTGAGCTCGCACTTGCGTTGAAGTTCCTCTCCGTAGCCGACCTCGCATACGGCTGGCGCATCCTTGACCGCGAAGTCTTCGTGGCACTTTGGATCGTCATCTTCACACTCCTCGGTATGTACCTCTTGGGCAAACTCAAGTTCAGCCACGACTCAGACCTTCCATACGTATCCGTACCACGCGTGTTCATGGCATTGATTTCGTTTGCCTTTGCGATGTATATGGTACCCGGTCTTTGGGGCGCACCACTCAAGGCAATCAGCGCATTCTCACCACCTTTGTACACTCAGGACTTCAACCTCTATGACTCTGAGGTTCATGCTAAGTTTGACGACTACGAAAGCGCAATGAAGTATGCCAAGGACCACAACAAGCCTGTGATGATCGACTTCTCAGGCTTCGGCTGTGTCAACTGCCGTAAGATGGAAGCTTCCGTGTGGACAAATCCGACAGTGAAAGGTAAGCTCGAAAAAGACTTCGTCCTCGTCACCCTCATGGTCGACGACAAGGCAAAGCTCGCACAGCCAATCACCGTCAACGAAAACGGCAAGGAACGCACCCTCAAGACCATTGGTGAAAAGTGGAGCTACTTCCAACGCCACAAGTTCGGAGCCAACGCACAGCCATTCTACGTGATGCTCGATGCCAGCGGTAAGCCACTCGGCCCATCGTATGGCTTCAACGAAGACGTCAACGAATACATCAAGTGGATGGATGCAGGTCTCAAGCAATTTGCAGACCGCAAGTAA
- a CDS encoding RluA family pseudouridine synthase, whose product MAFSQNKKSGIRHENPSPIKETYVAKSEGVVLIDEIQTKSGRTRTAAKRLISSRRVSVNGKISNMPTTTLSVGSLITVHSVAPPKEFTHPLIAKVWENDDCVLVRKEAGISTVNTAHKDRETTVIWVLSQHYKQSDPDAKLFMINRLDKETAGFVLFAKSVEAKETLVKQWSRLVSQQKFVAVVTGEVDANKMTLVAQSKDPKEKEGSMALRNRIRKVMQGEVNVLKSSENKEMHVVEIILGGERIFSLRKLLGDNGLVILGDGRYRSDFVLKGKIALEQVLLQLTLPGGHRQMTFERTYPTHFFTYLKKDKSLLTSLRKKQI is encoded by the coding sequence ATGGCTTTTTCACAGAATAAAAAGAGTGGCATCCGACACGAAAACCCTTCGCCCATAAAAGAGACTTATGTAGCGAAAAGTGAGGGTGTTGTCTTGATCGATGAGATACAGACCAAGTCGGGTAGAACTCGCACGGCAGCAAAGAGGTTGATCTCGTCACGACGGGTATCCGTCAATGGCAAGATCTCCAATATGCCGACCACCACACTCTCTGTGGGAAGCCTCATAACAGTGCACAGCGTAGCGCCACCTAAGGAGTTTACCCACCCGCTCATCGCCAAAGTGTGGGAGAACGACGACTGTGTCCTTGTCCGCAAAGAGGCAGGTATCTCCACCGTCAATACGGCACACAAGGATCGAGAAACAACGGTGATATGGGTACTGAGTCAGCACTACAAGCAGTCTGATCCCGATGCCAAGCTATTCATGATCAATCGACTCGATAAGGAGACGGCAGGCTTTGTCCTCTTTGCCAAAAGCGTGGAGGCCAAGGAGACACTCGTAAAGCAGTGGAGCAGACTTGTGTCACAACAAAAGTTTGTCGCCGTCGTCACCGGAGAGGTCGATGCCAACAAGATGACCCTCGTCGCACAATCCAAAGACCCGAAGGAAAAAGAGGGCAGCATGGCTCTCCGCAATAGAATCCGAAAGGTCATGCAGGGCGAAGTCAACGTCTTGAAGAGTAGCGAAAACAAAGAGATGCACGTCGTCGAAATCATCCTCGGAGGAGAACGCATCTTCTCCCTTCGCAAGCTCCTTGGTGACAACGGCCTTGTGATACTGGGAGATGGGCGTTACCGCTCGGACTTTGTCCTCAAAGGAAAGATCGCCCTGGAGCAAGTTTTGCTACAACTCACACTCCCCGGCGGACACAGACAGATGACATTCGAACGCACCTACCCTACCCACTTCTTCACTTACCTCAAGAAGGATAAATCCTTATTGACGTCTTTGAGAAAGAAACAGATTTAG
- a CDS encoding MalY/PatB family protein, translated as MKREDLNQVIDRKGTGCTKFDGIADVIGDRTDVLPMWIADMDFATPSFVIDAVKKRLEHPVLGYSIPTAEYYAALQQWFVKKYGFEPKKEELCFTPGIVSGIFKILQCLTQEGDGVALCPPVYHPFGQVIRGSRRRMVEAPLILKNNRFEIDFEALENALKEAKILIWCHPHNPGGRVWTREELEAVAKLADKYGVYIISDEIHADLTFKNFKHIPFPSVSPEARKWAISLMAPSKAFNMPGIIASQIYIADEKLRHTIYEYLEYNCLNHANSTTYGAVAAAYNHGEEWLDGVMDYIEDNIAFVRQYLKDHLPQLGMIEPEASFLIFLDCRGLGMDDKTLTDFFINKAHLLLNPGTMFGTGGEGFMRLNVGVPRSVLQDAMDRIRKAVNEL; from the coding sequence ATGAAAAGAGAGGATTTGAATCAGGTAATCGATCGCAAAGGCACAGGTTGTACAAAGTTCGACGGCATAGCTGATGTCATCGGGGATCGTACAGATGTACTTCCTATGTGGATCGCAGACATGGACTTCGCTACACCGAGCTTCGTTATCGATGCGGTAAAGAAGAGACTCGAACACCCCGTATTGGGCTACAGCATCCCCACGGCAGAGTACTACGCTGCCTTGCAACAGTGGTTTGTAAAAAAGTATGGTTTCGAGCCAAAGAAAGAGGAACTCTGCTTCACTCCGGGCATCGTATCGGGGATATTCAAGATCCTTCAGTGCCTCACACAAGAGGGAGACGGGGTGGCACTCTGCCCTCCGGTATATCACCCATTCGGACAAGTCATCAGAGGCAGCCGTCGACGCATGGTTGAAGCCCCTCTCATACTGAAGAACAACCGCTTCGAGATCGACTTCGAGGCTCTCGAAAATGCACTCAAAGAAGCAAAAATCTTGATCTGGTGCCACCCTCACAACCCCGGCGGTCGTGTATGGACCAGGGAAGAGCTGGAGGCTGTTGCGAAGCTCGCCGACAAGTACGGTGTCTACATCATCAGTGATGAGATCCATGCAGACTTGACGTTCAAAAACTTCAAACACATACCATTCCCATCGGTTTCGCCCGAAGCTCGTAAATGGGCAATATCACTGATGGCTCCTTCCAAGGCATTCAATATGCCGGGCATCATTGCATCGCAGATTTATATCGCAGACGAAAAGTTGAGACACACCATCTACGAGTACTTGGAGTACAACTGTCTGAACCATGCCAACTCAACGACCTACGGTGCTGTAGCAGCTGCCTACAATCATGGCGAAGAATGGCTTGACGGCGTGATGGACTATATCGAGGACAACATTGCATTTGTCCGTCAATACCTCAAGGATCATCTGCCACAGTTGGGAATGATCGAGCCGGAGGCTTCGTTCTTGATTTTCTTGGACTGCCGAGGTCTCGGCATGGACGATAAGACTCTGACTGACTTCTTCATCAACAAGGCGCACCTACTTCTCAACCCCGGCACGATGTTCGGCACGGGAGGTGAAGGATTCATGCGTCTCAATGTCGGTGTACCTCGCTCGGTGCTGCAGGATGCGATGGACAGAATACGCAAGGCAGTTAACGAATTATAA
- a CDS encoding restriction endonuclease, with the protein MENKNAHDRIPRFEDMMIPTLLALKALGGSGSNTEINEKVYEAMNFDDEVLNIPHKTEGLQSEVDHRLTRARRYMRKYGLIEDSSRGVWSIVDNTLDPHSIDPREIVRKVKSTQSSDKPDTEADNKAMSSIEENAEATAWESILLDILKNMDPSAFERLCQRLLRESGFTEVEVTGRPCDGGIDGKGVFSLNSFINFDVIFQCKRYRDAVKSKHIRDFRGAMQGRTDKGLFITTGRFTQEAYKEASRDGVPRIVLVDGIGVCQKLKELNLGVTTKVTTNEEVTINPEWFSKI; encoded by the coding sequence ATGGAAAACAAAAACGCACACGATCGCATCCCTCGTTTCGAGGATATGATGATCCCCACTTTACTCGCCTTGAAAGCTCTCGGAGGCTCAGGCTCCAACACTGAGATCAACGAAAAAGTATACGAGGCAATGAACTTCGACGACGAAGTCCTCAACATCCCACACAAGACAGAAGGACTACAAAGCGAAGTCGACCACAGACTCACACGAGCACGCAGATACATGCGCAAATATGGTCTGATCGAAGACTCTTCACGAGGAGTCTGGAGCATCGTAGACAACACTCTAGATCCACACTCGATCGATCCAAGAGAGATTGTACGCAAGGTGAAATCTACTCAAAGCTCAGACAAACCAGACACAGAAGCTGACAATAAAGCAATGAGCTCTATCGAAGAGAATGCTGAAGCAACAGCATGGGAAAGTATCCTCTTAGACATACTGAAAAACATGGATCCAAGCGCATTTGAACGCCTGTGTCAAAGACTACTCAGAGAAAGTGGATTTACCGAAGTTGAAGTCACAGGACGCCCCTGTGATGGAGGGATTGATGGGAAAGGAGTCTTCTCTCTAAACAGTTTCATAAACTTCGACGTTATTTTTCAATGTAAAAGATATAGAGACGCCGTAAAGTCAAAGCATATCAGGGATTTTCGGGGAGCGATGCAAGGGCGAACCGACAAGGGGTTATTTATTACGACAGGAAGATTTACCCAAGAGGCATACAAAGAGGCATCGAGAGATGGTGTTCCTCGTATTGTTTTAGTAGATGGAATAGGGGTATGTCAGAAACTGAAAGAATTAAACTTAGGGGTAACC
- the queF gene encoding preQ(1) synthase codes for MSELKDQLSLLGQTTEYKQDYAPEVLEAFDNKHPDNDYWVRFNCPEFTSLCPITGQPDFAEIRISYIPDIKMVESKSLKLYMFSFRNHGAFHEDCVNIIMKDLIALMDPKYIEVTGLFTPRGGISIYPYANYGRPGTKYERMAEQRLMSHE; via the coding sequence ATGAGCGAACTGAAAGATCAACTGTCTCTCCTCGGACAGACGACAGAGTACAAGCAGGACTATGCTCCGGAGGTGCTCGAAGCCTTCGACAACAAACACCCTGACAATGACTATTGGGTGAGGTTCAACTGCCCTGAGTTCACCAGCCTTTGCCCCATCACAGGTCAGCCTGACTTTGCGGAGATCCGCATCAGCTATATCCCTGACATCAAGATGGTGGAGAGCAAGAGCTTGAAGCTGTACATGTTCAGCTTCCGCAATCACGGTGCATTTCACGAGGATTGTGTCAACATCATCATGAAGGATCTCATCGCCCTCATGGATCCCAAGTACATCGAGGTCACAGGACTATTTACCCCTCGTGGCGGTATATCGATCTACCCCTACGCCAACTATGGTCGCCCGGGCACCAAATATGAGCGTATGGCAGAACAAAGACTTATGTCTCACGAATGA
- the mazG gene encoding nucleoside triphosphate pyrophosphohydrolase: protein MHTKDEKLQAFGRLLDVLDELRVKCPWDAKQTNESLRPNSIEEVHELSQAILDGDSKGIMKELGDVLLHVAFYSKIGEEKGDFDLKDVCDAITDKLIFRHPHVFGDTSVTTSEEVERNWEQIKLKEKDGNKTVMGGVPRGLPPMIKAYRIQEKATNVGFDWEHKEDVWAKVEEELSELRAEVMADSPTERKEAELGDFLFSLINMGRLYGLEADTALERTNAKFIRRFTYIEEQAKASGRALKSLTLEEMDHYWNEAKHLDH from the coding sequence ATGCACACAAAAGACGAGAAACTACAAGCCTTCGGGCGACTATTGGATGTCCTCGATGAGTTGAGGGTCAAGTGCCCTTGGGATGCCAAGCAGACCAACGAGAGCCTACGCCCCAACTCCATCGAAGAAGTCCATGAGCTCAGCCAAGCCATCCTCGATGGCGACAGCAAGGGTATCATGAAGGAGCTCGGCGATGTGTTGCTCCACGTCGCATTCTACTCTAAGATCGGTGAAGAGAAGGGAGACTTTGACCTCAAAGACGTCTGTGATGCCATCACCGACAAACTCATCTTCCGCCATCCCCATGTCTTCGGTGACACCTCAGTGACCACCTCCGAAGAAGTAGAACGCAACTGGGAGCAGATCAAACTCAAGGAAAAAGACGGCAACAAGACCGTTATGGGCGGAGTCCCACGAGGCCTCCCCCCCATGATCAAGGCATACCGCATCCAGGAGAAAGCCACCAACGTAGGCTTCGACTGGGAGCACAAAGAAGATGTCTGGGCAAAGGTCGAAGAAGAGCTATCAGAGCTCCGAGCCGAAGTTATGGCAGACAGCCCGACAGAGCGCAAGGAAGCCGAACTCGGTGATTTCCTCTTCAGCCTCATCAACATGGGACGCCTCTACGGCCTCGAAGCCGACACCGCCCTTGAGCGCACCAACGCCAAGTTCATCCGTCGCTTCACCTACATCGAAGAGCAAGCGAAAGCCTCCGGTCGAGCCCTCAAGAGCCTTACGCTCGAAGAGATGGATCACTACTGGAACGAAGCCAAACACCTCGACCACTGA